The DNA region CAGACACTAACTCTTTCAGCACCTTAAGCACTTTTACACTtgagcatttttcttttcaggtaAAGGTTAACGAGGAGACTATGATGATGTTTATTCTACATTTGTTAGGAAAGAGATTTATGACAAAATAATCTCAATTAACAGAAGACTGGCAAGGAAAACGATTTAATAATATCACTTGCCAggacaacagaagaaaaaaaaagtaactttaaGAAGATTAGGCTAAGCAAGAAGTGCATATGGACAAGAGTGCTGTGTTTAATTTACAGATAAAGAACAtgcagataaaataaataaaatgaacatgtCGACTTCATATTCTTGGGTTCAATGATAATTCTTagtagacaaataaaaaaaattgacatAGACATCTATCTAATGCACCACAAATACTTTCAATGCCACATCAATGCTATTGTTGAATCAGGACTACAGTCAGTTTATCACTGTGTAATGAGCTAACAAGAGATGGAGATGTTTAAAATATACCATACTATTCTACATGAGCTCCTTAAAACTGGCTGATAAGTTTTCTATCAAAAGGCAAAGAGCACTAACTAGAAAGCTCAGTCAACGGgtcaagtttaaaatgtaagagtGGCAAAAGGATTGTTAAATTCTCCCTAACGGTTGACATTGAGTGTGATCAATTGACTTTAATGATCAGATGATTGATCAATGTAATTGCTGGCTAAATCCAAAACTCAACACTATTTGAGGGGCTTTTCCAGTACGTGTGTTAGTCCGTAGTGCTGTCCCACTTTGTGTATGAGGGCTCTGATGTGGACATCAAGTTATGCACTTTTCATGAGTCAGCTTATCTGCAGACTTTCCTGACAGTTCATTGCAAGCTTAGTGAGGTGAAGGATGAGCTTGTCTATCCCCCTGCTGATTgataaaggtcccatattatgcaaaacacacttcaccatgtttttctaacactaatatgtgtccctattCTGTCTTCAAACCCCTCAATTATGTGAAAAGTCCATCTTTTCTCTGCTCACTGTCCAGAAAacatgtgctcaaacaggcagtttggagatattcccttcatgacatcacaaagggctgTAACCCCTCCCACATgtgagtgacactcccacagccatatgtttgttctgccatctgagtctgccttttcactgtaaacaatagggcatggagcgagaaagcccgagccacctaagcccttctagagaggggcgtggtcagacatagctcatttgcatttaaagctacagactaAGAGCCTGTTCTGAGACTGGAGGATATAGAGGTGGGTTTAAGCAATATGTAGCCTAGTTTCTTacttttgtggttatttatagCACATTCCAagattgtttgtgtttttcagacaaatatGCACAGAGTACTTTTGATACCGTACTGACATAGCTAAATACTCTAATGACATAGATAGAAATGCACACTGGTCTTGGGCTTACTTAGTATTTATGGCACATCTTGTTTCCAGATCTGTTGCCATTGAAGTCTGTGGGGGTTTAGTGATTAGGCTTTAGGAAAGAGATTTGGGACAGGCCTTTGTGCTGAAGAAAGTGATGAACTGAtctattcattattttatcaaTTAAAAAGGTATTTTACAAATAAGATCAAATGGGCCATATGATAAGAAATACTTTGCAACAGTTAAGAAGTCAAAAGTGTCGAATTCTTCTCATAGTTACTGAATGTGAGCAAGTTCATATCTGTCAGTCAACATACCTGGTTGTTTGTTCCTCAGGTGGAGTTCCAGCCACTTCTGTACTTGGCTCTGAGGTCGTACTCTCCACACTAACACCAGAAGTCCCCGGTGACCCTGATGGTGATGTAGCAGCTGTGTGGGAACAGAAAAGTCTGAGAGCACCACCAGCAAGGAgctagttgtttttttccatgaacATGAATGACTTTTAAGTAACTGTTCACTGAGCTTGTTTGACTACACCAATAAGATTCATTTTGTATTAATGTGAAACAACAGATGGAGATGTCACTCTCTCCTGCTGTCTGATGCCACAGTGTAGGCAGCTACTGCTGCCACTGTTCTCCAACCCCTTTTAGAAGTGTCCCCCCATGCCTATATTGTTTTTGAGTAGTACTCTGTTCTACTTTCATGTTTTAACCAATTTACAGACAAATAAAACCATATCCAGCACCCAGCTTGCTTTATACAGGTTATGTCTACGCATCCCATCACTGCACTGCTCTCCTACCTTTCTCTCCTGGGGGGCTGGATCTCCCCCCTCCCTGTTGTCTCTGAAGGTGTTCCTTGTAGCAGACAGAGCACATGCCGTTGGTGCGGGGGTTACCATAGAAACCACATCCCATAGTGCAAAGCATTGGCACCTGCGTCTGATTGGTCTCCTGAGCCATGCTCTGACAGAGGGGGTAAGGGGGATGGGAGAGGATATTCCTGAAAATGGGGTTGCAAAAATGAGTCAAAATGATTAACAATCACTTTTCAGCTTAATTGCCACTGGGTTTTATTCTCTATTTTTAGAGCTAAAAGAGCTTGGAGACTGGCATTTCAGCATGAGAGTAGTGATACAGGGCTTACCGGCTACTCATTGTAGTTATAATAAAAACTGTCAAGTCTGGTTCATACCTGCATCAACAAAATAGTGATCAGAGTGACAAAGTCCAGTTCTGCCACTAAACTAGAACTGGACGTTGTCACACCTAAATGACAATTATGTATAATTGATCAATTAATGTACCTATCAATTAATGTAAGAGACATAATACGTCTGACATACATGTCAGAAAACGGCAGTAATTTAATGCAAATAGCCACTTATCGATATAATTGTCCTCCTGCTACCTTAGGGCATCTAGTTTTGAAAGTAAGCTGCCACAAATTGCCACAAAAACTAGGAGCAATGAAGACAAAaggcagtgtaaaaaaaaaaaaaaaagagacgagCACAGGTCCATTTTAAAGTGTAAATTGCAGTCTGTGGAAATCCTAAGCTCGCTCAGCTATTTTCTGCCTTCTTCCGCCGCAcagcgagatgttttgtcaaagttaacaaaacaggaacaaaaGCTTAAACACATCTTAACAAAACAACTAGAAAACTTTACAAAAACCCCCCTACGAACCAGTGGCCAGCAAAAGGTGAGCGTAGCATTAGTCAGAATGTAGCTAAACAACTTACAGCTGACTGTCCACCAGTGAGAGTTTGTCCGCAGCAGAAAACAATTGTCGTCCTTACATAGCTCACAGCAAACACTGTAACATTAGCAGACAGCCCCACTAGATGTTTTGTCTGTCTGGCATTGAATACCAGAGCAAAAAGGAGGACAGAAGTCGCTCAGCAGCCTTTCACTATGacgaaaacaaagaaaataaaacataacagCGTCCTTAGtgacaaactgtaaacaaaCGCTGTGTTTAAAATCGAATAAACGCCAGAGTTAGCAGGCTCACGTTAGCTGCACCGCTAGCATAATCAGGCaaccccaacacacacaaaaaaaaacacacagtacgCTTCCCCGACAGTGTTCCGAGCTTGTTTGAAAGCGGTTTCACGCAGCGGAAATCTCTCATATCGATCCAACAAGAAGACAATACCTGAAATTCAAGGTACCGGGGGCTGTCGACGACCTTGGGCTTCAGATTTATACAAGTTTTGTCCCCAGCAGAGCGCGCGGCCTCCTACCCAGCGCTAGCTCCCGACATTCGAAACAACGACCATGACGTCATCCTCAGCATCGATCCAGCCTTCAGTCAAACGGGCCAACATAGCAAAGTCCACCACCCCACCAAAACATCACGACAGAAACATTTCACATgtatgatttattatttataaatgtattaaaacatcACAACCAACACTGTGCTGTTTCAACCTTTTATTGACATGTGCAATACAGTTCAACAGCTGCGTCCACAAAACTCTCAAAGTCACAAAATACTGAAATTCAAAAGGCAAACATAATAAAAGTATGCACTATTTACCCTGCATCTGATTAAATACGTATATTTGTGtgcgtccttttttttttttttttttaaaggggaccTTAGATCCCTATAATGGTATTTGAGTTGACTGATAAAATATATGTCCTTTAGTTATTGGAAAGCTTTGAAATGCTTAtaggaacaaaataaaaataaaatccagaataAAACAACTAAAGTGCATGATTCAGTTAAAGAGGCAAAGGGTAAATGCTCTCAGTCCAAATTATATTCTATTAGTTTCTACATAGCAAAAGTTATATCATCAACTATGAAGTTCAAATTGAATGCATCACGAAGGAAACATGATTACATCAATGTAAGGAGAAAGCAAGAAcgttgttttaaaatgttccatcACTAGTGTTATTTCATCACAATGATTAACTCATgaagaaacacaataaagtcTTCAGCTGTTGTTGTGTGGTCCGCTCTGCTCCATCGCCACATCTGCCGGTGCCTTCTCAGTGAGCTGGGGGGCAAAAGGTCCCACCAGCCAGTTGAGTGGTGTGTTGTTTAGAAGATACTCCATGACACCATCCAGAGACTGCTGAACCTGGGCACAAGCACATACTAATATTACTTTCAACAAACATAACTTTGTCATAACcagaatcaaaacaaatattttcctttaaaaagtGCTACATTTTTCAAGATGTATACATAACTAATAATAGGATAAGCTTGACGGTCCCAGCTTCTTAAATGCATATGTATGAGCAAACACCCCTGACAATGGATGTTTGTTTATGAACTGTATAAGCTTTGTGGGTCTCATTTAGgcaccaataaaaaaacataacttaGGCACTAACTGTTAAgtgcaaataaagaaaattaaactGCATGCATTTGATTTTCTTCAACAAAGCTaatgcagcttttaaaaaaacatcattgcACTAACAACATCACCGTGCAATTAATACCTGGGTCAGGTGGTGCCGGCTTCCCTCCAGAAGGATGGGGGTGATGGTGCTGGTGTTCCCCAGAGAGGAGCGCAGTTCTTCAGCTGATTTCCTCGCGCTGGTCAGCTGGTCCTGGACTGCACCAGGTAGACCCTGAGCACTTGACACCACATTGGAGCATGCTGACATCAGCTGGTCACTCAGACCACGCATCATGGAGAGGGCCCGCCATTCCAACTGCTGTGAACAGAAAGTggacataaaaataaagataatggAGCTTAAAACTCGTAAGATCCTTCCAATTCCTTTCCCTTAGGCTAAGGCATCTTATCCATTCCATCCCATTATTGTGGACCGGATGGAGTATACCCCTCATCCAAGATAAATCAGTGGGGGCATTACAAAACAAAGTCAGACGCTAAAGTGCAAGTCTGATCTAATATCCAGACTCTTGTTTTGTTCTCCATCCTTTCATACTCAGAATTCTTTTTATTTGCTAATGTAATATTCCAAGTTACTTTGGAGTATACATGCTGTTTATACAGTAAGTATATAAACTGTAAATGCTGTAAAAAATCAAAGATAATGTAGTCATATAGCATTTAGACAACTCCCATATGCTCCAGCCCTGACCTCAGCCTCATCTTTGTTCCCATCTGGCTCCGACTCCGTCTGTCCCGTTCCAGCCTGCTTCTGCTTCCACTCCGTCCAGCGCTGCAGCAGTTGCTCTGAGGCTCCTCCCATCTGGTTACTGGCAGTACCCAGACTGGTGCGGGCACTCTCTAGCAGGTCCAGAGTACTGGTAATCTGAGCCACTGCAACATAGGTGGCATCCCTGGCACGCCTTGCACGGACCAAGGACTGCTGTAGCGCTCGCTCCTGGACTCTGGCAGAGAGTTTCCCCAGGCGCACAAAGTAGCTGGGGCTGGCTGACAGTGCAGACACCTCACTGGTGGCAGGTTCAGCCACAGCAGCTGACAGAGAATAGGGGGAAAGTTAGATATTTTCATAATAATATTTTATGTACATGATCTAAAATCTAAATATGGCTGTAAATATTTTGGTTTGAGGAAAGTTGTGATCATAGAAATGTATAGCATACATAATTTATTCCAaagagtgaaaacaaaacaatatatcagacatttttaatctcttttttgttgttgtttttactcacATGAAGAAATACATATAGAAAAATTCCATGCATGCCCATAATTGAGGCATGTGTTCAGAGGCAATGCTTTTAGTGATAGATCGAGGCATAATTGGTTACTTTGCACTGTGCCAACTGGAGCATCTGTTTCATGTCTTTTACTTGAAAGTGTTGGAGCACATCTGCTcaggagagacaaaaagactcTTTAGCTTCCTCACTCCCCCAGTTAGCATTATGTGGAAGTAAAGTGATATGCGTAGTGACATCTTCTCCCTGTGCCTGTGTTAAAAAGCCACTTCGGAGAGTCTGGTGAGCATTTAGCACGGTAACCACTACTTCTATTTTTGATGCTTTGCTGTTGCCCCTGAATACGGTTGCATGTTTTTCATATCCATAATCAAAGAGTAAGATGGCCTGTTGAGCAATTCAGCTTTATTGGAGTATGCTAAGTTGTCATGATTACATGACATCACAGTAGCAGATGTCAAAGCTGTGAGTGCTGGACACTGAAGGCGCTTTATAGACCAAGTTCACAGTGGGGAGGTTCATCGGACTGtcccgcctctctctctctttctctatgaATAGCATCAACCATTCATGTGCTCAGATCAAGTACCTCCACATTGTATCATTCTTAACCTTTGTCATGACTGACCCATGTTCTTGAAATTACCCTGTCTTGCGTTcataatgatttattttgacaTTCTCGTCAAATTTGCTGTACGATTACTGACTCTAACAGTAAATGTCAAATATGGCACATGCCACCATTCAAAGAAATTAATTACAGAATAAATTAAGCTCCAGTTAAAGGTAGTaactgaagctgaaattttaaatgtatgaaatgaAGCTTAGGGTAATGTGGGGCTAAATAATGTTCTTACTTTTTATAGAGCAAAACTGTAGCAATATCTGGACTGAGAGTAGTGTAAGTCCTGTGTACCGCATACACTCTGTGCTAATGTGGGGCTAAGATATTTTTCCTCCAGTTTATCTTTATAATTgcaaatgcaaatgtaaaaGATTGTAGGGAGTGAGAAGTGGgccaaaaaaacagatgaagtcTGTACAGCAGATCTTGAATGGCAATTGAATCAGAGTAGATAAAGTGAttgcttttgcttttttggCATATCTTCTGTGATCCCTAAAAACAAGCCTCActataaaatgtcaaatgtttttgcCAGATCTTTAAATTCAAGAACTACCTGTAGACTACAAATGCTTTGCCACTTTTAAGTTAGACAGCATCATTTATGAAGCCGTCgattaacaacttcaaattTTCAAGAATGGTCAAGAGAGAGAATGCACCTTGAATGCACTCATTTTCAATATATCTGCAATGTGATCATATATCACCATCTATGTTACTCCCTTTACAGGATCAATGGGAGGAAAGCAACTCAATATATTTTGGTCAATctgtgataaaaaacaaaaaaaacttggcAAAAAGGCAGTTGTCGTCCAAAATTAATTCTAATTGTAGAATTGTTTCAGCTTCATTTGATCCAACTGTCACACAACACCTGTCTTTACCTCGGAGTAGACATATGGGTTTATCACCTCCCTGGGACTTTATGGACTGATTATTTAGGATAGCTACTGACCCAGCTCCCTCTCAGTGAGCGGTAGGTTCTGGTCAACCCAATCCTCAGATCGGCTCAGGGCCAGGCCCATCCCACTGCTGACCATCTGGCCCATCCTGGTGCCCATGGCGGTGATGAAACCGCCGCTGACTGCTGCCCGGGTCATCTCAACACCGCCCATCACAGCCCCCATCACAGCGTCTTTTGCCCCTGCCACAGACTGGTACATCATACCTACCGTGTCCGACACCACCTGAGGAGGAAATACCAGAAAATATGTCATGTTTGGaaagtcatttttatgtttttttttttgtttattacatAAATAATCCTATTGATTGATGTGACACAAAACTGTTATAAGCAACAGTTTAAAGAACTTCAGTGTTCATACACAGTCTAAAAAATTCTACAGTAAAATTTAAATCGgaaaatgtttgattatattCAGTTTAACCCTTggctttgtatttttataaacCAGGTGGTAACagtttctgtttacattttgtgaaGTGTAACGGTTGTGGCTATGATTCCCTGCACTATGATACAGAAGCTTTAAGAAAGCTAGCTAATGACCAACTTATGGAG from Labrus bergylta chromosome 6, fLabBer1.1, whole genome shotgun sequence includes:
- the plin3 gene encoding mannose-6-phosphate receptor binding protein 1; this encodes MADSGKTNETGAAAAESANGDQQNVVSRVTNLPLVSSACEVVSSAYTSTKDSVPLLKGVMNAAESGVRTLGAAATTGSKPLLDIIEPQIATVNEYALKGLDKMEEKLPILHQPADKVVSDTVGMMYQSVAGAKDAVMGAVMGGVEMTRAAVSGGFITAMGTRMGQMVSSGMGLALSRSEDWVDQNLPLTERELAAVAEPATSEVSALSASPSYFVRLGKLSARVQERALQQSLVRARRARDATYVAVAQITSTLDLLESARTSLGTASNQMGGASEQLLQRWTEWKQKQAGTGQTESEPDGNKDEAEQLEWRALSMMRGLSDQLMSACSNVVSSAQGLPGAVQDQLTSARKSAEELRSSLGNTSTITPILLEGSRHHLTQVQQSLDGVMEYLLNNTPLNWLVGPFAPQLTEKAPADVAMEQSGPHNNS